A region from the Desulfovibrio legallii genome encodes:
- a CDS encoding DUF47 domain-containing protein, whose translation MFPALLPKSAPFFAMLEEQNGLLRRMAGMLVEMLEDVSRMDDIHKEIAFQEEAADILHGKIIRALSQTFITPIDREDILRINQEQEECMDCLHSLSTRLHIFEFTRIRFPALQMVRTIGSMIDLTRLMLEGLANRRDCHKTRAFRNLRGECDMLLAVGLAELMDEHQELSPSTLMQVLKWSQAYERTGMLLEQVNALAETIEEAVLKNV comes from the coding sequence ATGTTTCCCGCACTATTGCCCAAATCCGCACCGTTTTTCGCCATGCTGGAAGAGCAGAACGGCCTCCTGCGCCGCATGGCCGGCATGCTGGTGGAAATGCTGGAGGACGTCTCCCGCATGGACGACATCCACAAGGAGATCGCTTTTCAGGAAGAAGCGGCGGACATCCTGCACGGCAAAATTATCCGCGCGCTTTCCCAGACCTTTATCACGCCCATCGATCGTGAGGACATTCTGCGCATCAATCAGGAGCAGGAGGAGTGCATGGACTGCCTGCACAGCCTGAGCACGCGCCTGCACATCTTTGAATTCACCCGCATCCGCTTCCCCGCGCTGCAGATGGTGCGCACCATCGGCTCCATGATCGACCTCACCCGCCTCATGCTGGAAGGCCTGGCCAACCGGCGCGACTGCCACAAAACCCGCGCCTTCCGCAACCTGCGCGGCGAATGCGACATGCTGCTGGCCGTGGGTCTGGCTGAGCTTATGGACGAGCATCAGGAGCTTTCCCCTTCCACCCTCATGCAGGTGCTCAAGTGGAGCCAGGCCTACGAACGCACGGGCATGCTGCTGGAGCAGGTCAACGCCCTGGCCGAAACCATTGAGGAAGCGGTGCTGAAAAATGTTTGA
- a CDS encoding proton-conducting transporter transmembrane domain-containing protein: MFLFILALCLLAAAAAFCALMAVRRPSRAVGRAANLAGACGAGAACLTGLCAVGAGPWSAALSLQLPLGLPVGACVLGLDALSRLFLLPVFGLGLACAAAGGLALRHENPKHHNLGAHWFFFLMLLLGLALVMAARDAVLFLLAWELMSLAPFFLIDFNDGDSQVRDASWIYLVAAHLGAVALLAFFALLWQVSGSTLLLPGEGLPLTPGQAGPGTLTALFVLAVLGFGAKAGLAPLHIWLPEAHPAAPSHVSALLSGAMINAGLYGLMRVPGLLAPAGAAPEWWGWTLLLLGLTTGLMSILKAAAQSNLKRLLAYSSVENMGLMVLGLGAGLVGQANGNAWIAVLGCAGALLHMSNHAAFKGLLFLCAGEVLHAAGTVRMPLLGGLQRRLPLLGAAFAAGAAAIACLPPFNGFTGELALALSLLDAPALNGVERQMGLLLALAGLAAISGLAAALYAKAYGITFLGEPRSPFAAAAHPASWRTLWPLALPAAVCCGGGLAGPWLLDLAAAAAQAALPLPPHLADAGRADLAQARQSLVAVAQVGGAGLVLVLLLLLTRRLLLKKRVTASVPTWGCGFQDASPRIQYTDAGFTEPTARIFAPVMGLKVRLELDSGLFPQPGELHVSAPDRLRSGLFAPLFAAVERLCNACKVIQHGKIHLYILYILAALVGLLVWGLRS; encoded by the coding sequence ATGTTTCTTTTTATTCTGGCTCTCTGCCTGCTTGCGGCGGCCGCCGCCTTCTGCGCCCTGATGGCCGTGCGCCGGCCCTCCAGGGCTGTGGGCCGCGCGGCCAATCTGGCGGGCGCGTGCGGGGCCGGGGCCGCCTGTCTTACGGGCTTGTGCGCCGTGGGCGCAGGGCCGTGGTCCGCCGCGCTCAGCCTGCAGCTGCCCCTGGGCCTGCCCGTGGGCGCATGCGTTCTGGGGCTGGACGCCCTGAGCCGTCTGTTCCTGCTGCCCGTCTTCGGCCTGGGGCTGGCCTGCGCTGCCGCCGGGGGCCTGGCCTTGCGGCACGAGAACCCCAAACACCACAACCTGGGGGCGCACTGGTTTTTCTTCCTCATGCTTCTGCTGGGGCTGGCCCTGGTCATGGCCGCGCGGGACGCCGTGCTTTTTCTGCTGGCCTGGGAGCTCATGTCCCTTGCGCCCTTTTTTCTCATTGATTTCAATGACGGCGACAGCCAGGTGCGCGACGCCTCCTGGATCTACCTGGTGGCGGCCCACCTGGGGGCCGTGGCTCTGCTGGCCTTTTTTGCCCTGCTCTGGCAGGTCTCAGGCAGCACCCTGCTGCTGCCGGGGGAGGGGCTGCCCCTGACTCCGGGCCAGGCCGGGCCCGGCACGCTCACGGCCCTTTTTGTCCTCGCCGTGCTGGGCTTCGGCGCCAAGGCCGGGCTTGCGCCGCTGCACATCTGGCTGCCTGAGGCGCACCCCGCCGCGCCGAGCCATGTTTCCGCCCTGCTTTCCGGAGCCATGATCAATGCCGGGCTATATGGGCTGATGCGCGTGCCCGGCCTGCTGGCCCCAGCGGGCGCGGCCCCGGAGTGGTGGGGCTGGACGCTCTTGCTCCTGGGCCTGACCACCGGGCTTATGAGCATTCTCAAGGCCGCCGCGCAGAGCAACCTCAAACGCCTGCTGGCCTATTCCAGCGTGGAGAATATGGGCCTCATGGTCCTGGGCCTGGGCGCGGGGCTGGTGGGGCAGGCCAACGGCAACGCCTGGATCGCCGTGCTGGGCTGCGCGGGCGCGCTGCTGCACATGAGCAACCATGCGGCCTTCAAGGGGCTGCTTTTTCTCTGCGCAGGCGAAGTGCTGCACGCCGCGGGCACGGTGCGCATGCCCCTGCTGGGCGGTCTGCAGCGGCGGCTGCCCCTGCTGGGCGCGGCCTTTGCCGCGGGCGCGGCGGCCATCGCCTGTCTGCCGCCGTTCAACGGCTTTACGGGCGAGCTTGCCCTGGCCCTTTCCCTGCTGGACGCTCCGGCCCTGAACGGCGTGGAGCGGCAGATGGGCCTGCTTCTGGCCCTGGCCGGGCTGGCGGCCATCAGCGGCCTGGCGGCGGCCCTTTATGCCAAGGCCTACGGCATCACGTTTCTGGGGGAGCCGCGTTCCCCCTTTGCGGCCGCGGCGCATCCGGCCTCCTGGCGGACGCTCTGGCCCCTGGCCCTGCCCGCCGCAGTCTGTTGCGGCGGTGGCCTGGCCGGGCCCTGGCTGTTGGACCTGGCCGCCGCAGCCGCCCAGGCGGCCTTGCCCCTGCCGCCGCACCTGGCGGACGCCGGCCGGGCCGATCTGGCTCAGGCGCGCCAAAGCCTGGTTGCCGTGGCGCAGGTGGGCGGCGCGGGGCTGGTTCTGGTTCTGCTTTTGCTGCTGACGCGCCGCCTGCTGCTCAAAAAGCGCGTCACGGCTTCCGTGCCCACCTGGGGGTGCGGCTTTCAGGACGCTTCGCCGCGCATTCAGTACACTGACGCGGGCTTTACCGAGCCCACGGCCAGAATTTTCGCGCCGGTCATGGGCCTGAAAGTCCGGCTGGAGCTGGACTCCGGCCTGTTCCCGCAGCCGGGGGAGCTGCACGTCAGCGCGCCGGACCGCCTGCGCAGCGGCCTGTTCGCCCCCCTGTTCGCGGCCGTGGAACGCCTCTGCAATGCCTGCAAGGTCATCCAGCACGGCAAAATCCATCTCTATATCCTGTATATTCTGGCCGCGCTTGTGGGGCTGCTGGTCTGGGGGCTGCGGTCATGA
- a CDS encoding proton-conducting transporter transmembrane domain-containing protein: MLTTLLFLPLAVGCAMLLWGRAGVCRAGLPLTALIHAVLACAVAARVAQGETPTALGGLLAPDALGALFLALASLLFLAASVYAVHYLREEERIGEHTNILDHGRFTNAPERRFTACLCFFLASMTLVTVTPHLGAQWVGIEATTLSSAPLIYFHRHKSSLEATWKYLIICSVGIALALLGNILLAVAFHGASAAGDAAGLDQAGWFVRHAAQAEPTWLKAAFVFLLVGYGTKMGLAPLHNWLPDAHSQAPSLVSALLSGALLNCAMLGMLRGHQIMLAAGLGGLSGGMLTVLGLLSLLTAAVFIVGQGHYKRMLAYSSVEHMGILALGVGVGGLAVSGAMLHAVCHSLVKCMLFLLSGNILARYHTYSSYDVRGMRWTMPFTAALWTAGFLAVAGSPPFGIFVSELLIFKGMLAADRPWIAAAYLLLLAVIFVGLSVAVLRMVQGNRPTDMPAVRREALCSVLPPLALGLAVLTLGLWVPDGLWDFLTRAAALIGG, encoded by the coding sequence ATGCTGACGACCCTGCTTTTTCTGCCCTTGGCCGTGGGCTGCGCCATGCTGCTCTGGGGCCGCGCCGGGGTTTGCCGGGCGGGGTTGCCCCTTACGGCCCTGATCCATGCCGTGCTGGCCTGCGCCGTGGCCGCGCGCGTGGCGCAAGGGGAGACGCCCACGGCCCTGGGCGGCCTGCTGGCCCCGGACGCCCTGGGCGCGCTTTTTCTGGCCCTGGCCAGCCTGCTTTTTCTGGCGGCCTCGGTCTACGCCGTGCACTACCTGCGCGAAGAAGAACGCATCGGCGAGCACACCAATATCCTGGACCACGGGCGCTTCACCAACGCGCCCGAACGCCGCTTTACGGCCTGCCTGTGCTTTTTTCTGGCCTCCATGACCCTGGTGACCGTCACCCCGCATCTGGGCGCGCAGTGGGTGGGCATTGAAGCCACCACCCTTTCCAGCGCGCCGCTGATCTATTTTCACCGCCACAAAAGCTCGCTGGAAGCCACCTGGAAGTATTTGATCATCTGCTCCGTGGGCATTGCCCTGGCCCTGCTGGGCAACATTCTGCTGGCCGTGGCCTTTCACGGCGCGTCAGCGGCGGGGGACGCCGCGGGCCTGGACCAGGCGGGCTGGTTTGTGCGCCACGCCGCCCAGGCGGAACCCACCTGGCTCAAGGCGGCCTTTGTTTTTTTGCTGGTGGGCTACGGCACCAAGATGGGCCTCGCCCCCTTGCACAACTGGCTGCCCGACGCCCACAGCCAGGCCCCTTCGCTGGTTTCGGCCCTGCTCTCGGGGGCCCTGCTCAACTGCGCCATGCTGGGCATGCTGCGCGGCCACCAGATTATGCTGGCCGCGGGGCTGGGCGGGCTTTCCGGCGGTATGCTCACGGTTCTGGGGCTGCTTTCGCTTCTGACAGCCGCCGTCTTCATCGTGGGGCAGGGGCACTACAAGCGCATGCTGGCCTATTCCAGCGTGGAGCACATGGGCATTCTGGCCCTGGGGGTGGGCGTGGGCGGCCTGGCCGTTTCCGGGGCCATGCTGCACGCTGTCTGTCATTCCCTGGTCAAGTGCATGCTTTTTTTGCTTTCCGGCAACATTCTGGCCCGCTACCACACCTATTCCAGCTACGACGTGCGCGGCATGCGCTGGACCATGCCCTTTACCGCCGCCCTCTGGACCGCGGGCTTCCTGGCCGTGGCGGGCTCGCCGCCTTTTGGGATCTTCGTCAGCGAGCTGCTCATCTTTAAGGGCATGCTGGCGGCGGACCGGCCCTGGATTGCCGCCGCCTACCTGCTGTTGCTGGCCGTGATTTTTGTGGGGCTTTCCGTGGCGGTGCTGCGCATGGTGCAGGGCAACCGGCCTACGGATATGCCCGCCGTCCGCCGGGAGGCGCTGTGCAGCGTGCTGCCGCCCCTGGCCCTGGGCCTGGCCGTGCTGACCCTGGGCCTGTGGGTGCCCGACGGGCTTTGGGATTTTCTGACCCGCGCCGCCGCCCTCATCGGCGGCTGA
- a CDS encoding 4Fe-4S dicluster domain-containing protein, with product MLRIIRERLHQKYRTLDYPRRQPALSPRFLGRPELAQVACGACRACLDACPTGALLPTPGAEDGTPTLDMGRCTFCGACRAVCPKGAIAFTGEHRLAVFAREDLLVRPGPLAAPTEKARTAPQAAREKFALFRRSLKLRQVSAGGCNACEADCNVLTTLVYDLGRFGIDFVASPRHADGLAVTGPVTENMRLALLDAYHAVPEPRLVLAVGACAISGGLFRDAPQCCNGVSELLPVDLFIPGCPPNPWTILDGLLLLRG from the coding sequence ATGTTGCGCATCATTCGGGAACGTCTGCACCAGAAATACCGCACGCTGGACTACCCCCGGCGGCAGCCCGCGCTTTCGCCCCGCTTTCTGGGGCGGCCCGAGCTCGCGCAGGTGGCCTGCGGCGCGTGCCGGGCCTGCCTGGACGCCTGCCCCACAGGCGCGTTGCTGCCCACGCCGGGGGCCGAAGACGGCACCCCCACCCTGGATATGGGGCGCTGCACCTTTTGCGGGGCCTGCCGCGCCGTCTGCCCCAAGGGGGCCATTGCCTTCACGGGCGAACACCGCCTGGCCGTCTTTGCCCGCGAAGACCTGCTGGTGCGCCCCGGACCGCTGGCGGCGCCGACGGAAAAAGCCCGGACCGCGCCGCAGGCCGCGCGGGAGAAGTTCGCCCTTTTTCGCCGCTCCCTCAAGCTGCGCCAGGTCAGCGCCGGAGGCTGCAACGCCTGCGAGGCGGACTGCAACGTGCTCACCACCCTGGTCTATGACCTGGGCCGCTTCGGCATCGACTTTGTGGCTTCGCCGCGGCATGCGGACGGCCTTGCCGTCACGGGCCCGGTGACGGAAAACATGCGCCTGGCCCTGCTGGATGCCTACCATGCCGTGCCGGAGCCGCGCCTGGTGCTGGCCGTGGGCGCGTGCGCCATTTCCGGAGGCCTGTTTCGCGACGCGCCGCAGTGCTGCAACGGCGTCTCGGAGCTGCTGCCTGTGGACCTTTTCATCCCCGGCTGTCCGCCCAATCCCTGGACTATCCTGGACGGCCTGCTCCTGCTGCGAGGGTAG
- a CDS encoding inorganic phosphate transporter, with product MFDIPVLLALIVLVALLFDFTNGAHDCANAIATVVSTKVVTPRFAVGAAALLNLGGALLGTEVARTLGSGIVLPEVVEGSHVLVLAALVGAISWNCITWYFGIPSSSSHALIGGLIGAAVADVGFDALNGRGIVDKVLIPLVGSPLAGYAVGFVSMWIIYWICGHIHRRKVNAAFRRLQLLSAAFMATSHGLNDAQKTMGIIALALYIFGKSDSLEVPLWVKLGCAGAMALGTAVGGWKIVRTMGHRIFKLEPVHGFAAESSAALVITSASLLGAPVSTTHTITACIFGVGSTKRLSAVRWNVACDLITAWVLTLPAAGSVGYIAYKLLHHIWN from the coding sequence ATGTTTGACATCCCCGTGCTGCTGGCCCTCATCGTGCTGGTGGCCCTGCTCTTTGATTTCACCAACGGCGCGCACGACTGCGCCAACGCCATCGCCACCGTAGTCTCCACCAAGGTGGTGACCCCCCGCTTTGCCGTGGGCGCGGCCGCCTTGCTCAACCTGGGCGGCGCGCTGCTGGGCACGGAGGTAGCCAGAACCCTGGGCAGCGGCATCGTGCTGCCCGAAGTGGTGGAGGGCAGCCATGTGCTGGTGCTGGCCGCCCTGGTGGGGGCCATCAGCTGGAACTGCATCACCTGGTATTTCGGCATTCCGTCCTCCTCCTCCCACGCCCTTATCGGCGGCCTTATAGGCGCGGCTGTGGCCGACGTGGGCTTTGACGCCCTTAACGGCCGCGGCATTGTGGACAAGGTGCTCATCCCCCTGGTGGGCTCCCCCCTGGCCGGCTACGCCGTGGGCTTTGTGAGCATGTGGATCATCTACTGGATTTGCGGGCACATCCACCGCCGCAAGGTCAACGCCGCCTTCAGGCGGCTGCAGCTCCTCTCCGCCGCCTTCATGGCCACCAGCCACGGCCTCAACGACGCCCAGAAAACCATGGGCATCATCGCCCTGGCCCTTTACATCTTCGGCAAGTCCGATTCCCTGGAGGTGCCCCTTTGGGTCAAGCTGGGCTGCGCCGGGGCCATGGCCCTGGGCACCGCCGTGGGCGGCTGGAAAATCGTCCGCACCATGGGCCACCGCATCTTCAAACTGGAACCCGTCCACGGCTTCGCCGCGGAAAGCTCCGCCGCGCTGGTCATCACCAGCGCTTCTCTTCTGGGCGCGCCCGTCAGCACCACCCACACCATCACCGCCTGCATCTTCGGCGTGGGCTCCACCAAGCGCCTTTCCGCCGTGCGCTGGAACGTGGCCTGCGACCTCATCACCGCCTGGGTGCTCACCCTCCCCGCCGCCGGCAGCGTGGGCTACATTGCCTATAAGCTGCTGCACCATATCTGGAATTAG
- a CDS encoding hydrogenase-4 component E — protein MMTTLLQSCLFLLVLSDVLLLGTRRVAGMTRLTALQGLLLAALLLSLDHGLLAGAVLCIKGALLPGLLWRTQRRLPAAALICPARRVGLGALAGMAGLAFAIWLDGRLVMPPGLFPPMLLPAGLTTLFCGLILIVGRIKAITQVMGYLVAENGIFLLGMPLMTAGTVWFELALLLDVFVAVFVMGIAINHISDSFASIDVAGFRSLRD, from the coding sequence ATGATGACCACGCTGCTGCAATCCTGTCTTTTTTTGCTGGTCCTCAGCGACGTCCTTTTGCTGGGCACGCGGCGCGTGGCCGGCATGACCCGCCTCACGGCCCTGCAGGGCCTGCTGCTGGCGGCGTTGCTGCTCAGCCTGGACCACGGGCTGCTGGCCGGGGCCGTGCTGTGCATCAAAGGCGCGCTGCTGCCCGGTCTGCTCTGGCGCACCCAGCGTCGGCTGCCTGCGGCCGCGCTGATCTGTCCGGCCCGCCGCGTGGGCCTGGGCGCGCTGGCGGGCATGGCCGGGCTGGCCTTTGCCATCTGGCTGGACGGCAGGCTGGTCATGCCGCCGGGGCTGTTTCCGCCCATGCTCCTGCCCGCTGGGCTGACCACCCTGTTCTGCGGGCTTATCCTCATTGTGGGCCGCATCAAGGCCATCACCCAGGTTATGGGCTACCTGGTGGCGGAAAACGGCATTTTTCTGCTGGGCATGCCCCTTATGACTGCAGGCACGGTCTGGTTTGAGCTGGCCTTGCTTCTGGACGTGTTTGTGGCCGTATTTGTTATGGGCATTGCCATCAACCACATCAGCGATTCCTTCGCCTCCATTGACGTGGCGGGGTTCCGCAGCCTGCGGGATTAG
- a CDS encoding respiratory chain complex I subunit 1 family protein, which translates to MNGASAVYLFQFALALILAPLLPGIINRVKAKFAGRHGKPLLQTYYDLAKLLRKGEARSRTTTWVFAVAPAIGLAGALCALALLPLGGAVSPLAFTGDAVLAAYLLGLGRFALMLAALDTGSAFEGMGASREAAFSALAEPVLFLALMALTSLCLDLGRGTDTAFTLSAMFGGQTAGAWLRGNGALLLLPVIFFILLLVENCRIPVDDPNTHLELTMIHEVMVLDHSGPNLACIVYGAALKLWFFAALTAGLLAPALPVWQQAGLRLLLVLLLAVAVGVVESVMARLRLERVPWLLGGAGIMATLALILLQAR; encoded by the coding sequence ATGAACGGGGCCTCCGCGGTCTATCTTTTCCAGTTCGCCCTGGCCCTGATTCTGGCTCCGCTCCTGCCCGGAATCATCAACAGGGTCAAGGCCAAATTTGCCGGACGCCACGGCAAGCCCCTGCTGCAGACCTACTACGACCTGGCCAAGCTGCTGCGCAAGGGCGAGGCGCGCAGCCGCACCACCACCTGGGTTTTTGCCGTTGCGCCCGCCATAGGCCTGGCGGGCGCGCTCTGCGCCCTGGCGCTGCTGCCGCTGGGCGGCGCGGTCTCGCCCCTGGCATTTACGGGCGATGCGGTGCTGGCGGCCTACCTGCTGGGCCTGGGGCGCTTTGCCCTCATGCTGGCGGCCCTGGACACGGGCTCCGCCTTTGAAGGCATGGGGGCCAGCCGTGAAGCCGCGTTTTCCGCTCTGGCGGAGCCGGTCCTTTTTCTGGCGCTCATGGCCTTGACCAGTCTTTGTCTGGATCTGGGCCGGGGCACGGACACGGCCTTCACGCTCTCCGCCATGTTCGGCGGCCAGACGGCCGGGGCGTGGCTGCGCGGCAACGGGGCGCTGCTTCTGCTGCCCGTCATCTTCTTCATCCTGCTGCTGGTGGAGAACTGCCGCATCCCGGTGGACGATCCCAATACCCATCTGGAACTGACCATGATCCATGAGGTCATGGTTCTGGACCACTCGGGCCCTAATCTGGCCTGCATCGTGTACGGCGCGGCCCTTAAGCTCTGGTTTTTTGCCGCGCTCACGGCGGGCCTGCTGGCCCCGGCCCTGCCCGTGTGGCAGCAGGCCGGGCTGCGGCTCCTGCTGGTGCTGCTGCTGGCCGTGGCCGTGGGCGTGGTGGAATCGGTCATGGCCCGCCTGCGCCTGGAGCGGGTGCCCTGGCTGCTGGGCGGCGCGGGGATCATGGCCACCCTGGCTCTTATCCTGCTTCAGGCGAGGTGA
- a CDS encoding hydrogenase large subunit, whose amino-acid sequence MLFDYRDTVPLAGMPPVSVEDLRDHIRARLAEGWRLLALFGLPEADAPRDLSGNIGLCCVLAQDSSHYLEALRTPPLRGFPSLAAACPQAQLFEREIFEQWGVEPLGHPWLKPVRRIPDAAQAQARTRAAGGPDAASAAGRAAPYPFYRVRGEEIHEVAVGPVHAGVIEPGHFRFQCYGENVLHLEIALGYQHRGLEKLLLEGAARRRLPLLECAAGDTTVGHATAHCVLLERLAGRVAAPRAQRLRRIGLELERLANHVGDLGAIAGDTGFLPTSSWNGRIRGDFLNLTASLCGNRFGRGLLRPGGVACDLAPEQCADLLARVREAGRDARGAVDVMLHSQSVLERLAGTGAVDAATARALGLVGPAARACGLALDARFHFPLADLPSVGCAVRVAEGGDVLARTLTRSAELDDALRLLELDLAALAAMPGNAAAPEAEDCAPLPPDTLGVAQVEGWRGEICHLAVTDPEGGLLVYKVVDPSFRNWPGLAVALRGNQISDFPLCNKSFNLSYCGHDL is encoded by the coding sequence ATGCTGTTCGACTACCGCGATACCGTGCCCCTGGCGGGCATGCCGCCGGTTTCCGTGGAGGATCTGCGCGACCATATCCGCGCCCGCCTGGCCGAAGGCTGGCGGCTGCTGGCTTTGTTCGGCCTGCCGGAGGCGGACGCCCCCAGAGATTTGAGCGGCAACATCGGCCTGTGCTGCGTGCTGGCCCAGGACAGCTCGCACTACCTGGAGGCCCTGCGCACGCCGCCGCTGCGCGGCTTTCCTTCCCTTGCCGCCGCCTGTCCGCAAGCGCAGCTCTTTGAGCGCGAAATTTTTGAGCAGTGGGGTGTGGAGCCCTTGGGCCATCCCTGGCTCAAGCCCGTGCGCCGCATTCCCGACGCAGCCCAGGCCCAGGCCAGGACCAGGGCGGCAGGCGGCCCCGATGCCGCATCCGCCGCCGGCCGTGCCGCCCCCTATCCCTTCTATCGGGTGCGGGGCGAAGAAATCCACGAGGTGGCCGTGGGGCCGGTGCACGCCGGGGTCATTGAGCCGGGGCACTTCCGCTTTCAGTGCTACGGCGAAAACGTGCTCCATCTGGAAATAGCCCTGGGTTATCAGCACCGGGGTCTGGAGAAGCTGCTGCTGGAGGGGGCGGCGCGCCGCCGCCTGCCGCTGCTGGAGTGCGCGGCGGGCGACACGACCGTGGGCCACGCCACGGCCCACTGCGTGCTGCTGGAGCGCCTGGCGGGCCGGGTGGCCGCCCCGCGCGCCCAGAGGCTGCGGCGCATCGGCCTGGAGCTGGAGCGCCTGGCCAACCATGTGGGCGACCTGGGGGCCATTGCGGGCGACACGGGCTTTCTGCCCACGTCCTCCTGGAACGGACGCATCCGCGGCGATTTTCTCAACCTTACGGCCAGCCTGTGCGGCAATCGTTTCGGGCGCGGACTGCTGCGCCCCGGCGGCGTGGCCTGCGACCTTGCCCCGGAGCAGTGCGCCGACCTGCTGGCGCGCGTGCGGGAAGCCGGGCGCGACGCGCGCGGGGCCGTGGACGTTATGCTGCACAGCCAGAGCGTGCTGGAGCGCCTTGCGGGTACCGGGGCGGTGGACGCGGCAACGGCGCGGGCGCTGGGCCTGGTGGGCCCGGCGGCGCGGGCCTGCGGGCTTGCGCTGGACGCGCGCTTCCACTTTCCCCTGGCGGATCTGCCCAGCGTCGGCTGCGCAGTGCGCGTTGCGGAGGGCGGCGACGTGCTGGCCCGCACCCTGACGCGCAGCGCGGAGCTGGACGACGCCTTGCGCCTGCTGGAGCTGGACCTGGCCGCCCTGGCGGCCATGCCCGGCAATGCGGCCGCGCCCGAAGCGGAGGACTGCGCCCCTTTGCCGCCCGACACGCTGGGCGTGGCGCAGGTGGAGGGCTGGCGGGGCGAGATCTGTCACCTGGCCGTGACCGATCCGGAGGGCGGGCTGCTGGTCTACAAGGTCGTGGATCCTTCCTTCCGCAACTGGCCGGGGCTGGCCGTGGCCCTGCGCGGCAATCAGATTTCGGACTTTCCGCTCTGCAATAAGAGCTTCAACCTTTCTTACTGCGGCCACGATTTGTGA